In the Cydia splendana chromosome 2, ilCydSple1.2, whole genome shotgun sequence genome, one interval contains:
- the LOC134800064 gene encoding cytochrome c oxidase subunit NDUFA4: protein MQGLSLSSLKKHKALIPLYVCTALGCGGAVFYVIRLATKSPEVSWSKKNNPEPWEEYRNKQHKFYSPIRDYSKEESPAPKY from the exons ATGCAGGGACTCAGTCTTTCAAGTTTGAAGAAGCACAAGGCT TTAATCCCTCTGTACGTGTGCACGGCTTTGGGCTGCGGCGGTGCCGTGTTCTACGTGATCCGCCTGGCCACCAAGTCTCCTGAGGTCTCCTGGAGCAAGAAGAACAACCCTGAGCCCTGGGAGGAGTACCGCAACAAGCAACACAAG TTCTACTCTCCGATCCGAGACTACTCCAAGGAGGAGTCGCCGGCCCCCAAGTACTAA